A window of Roseobacter fucihabitans genomic DNA:
CCATGCGCGCCCCCGCCCTGAAGGGCCAGATTGATCTTTTTGACTGCCATATCGGGTCCATTTCAGTGGGGTTGCGTTTGTTTAAAATTGCCCGCGCAGGGTAAAGAAGCCCTTACAAGGCCGTCCAGCCGCCATCTACGCTGATTGTCGTACCAGTGATCTGCGCCGCAGCATCCGAGCACAGAAACGTCGCCGTGCCGCCCATCTGCTCCACCGTGGCGAATTCCTTGGAGGGCTGGCGCGTCAGCATGACGTTCTCGATGACCTCCTCGCGGGTCATGTCATATTCCTTCATCGTATCGGGGATCTGCTTTTCCACAATCGGCGTCAATACATAACCTGGACAGATCGCATTGGCGGTGATCGGCTCCTTGGCGGTCTCAAGCGCGGTGGTTTTGGTCAGCCCGACCACCCCGTGCTTGGCTGCGATATAGGCGGATTTATAGGGCGAAGCCGTCAACCCATGCGCGGAGGCAATATTGATCACCCGCCCCCACCCGGCCGCACGCATCATCGGCAAGGCGATGGCGGTGGTATGAAACGCCGAGGACATATTGATTGCGATGATCGCGTCCCATTTTTCCACCGGGAAATCGGGGATCGCGGCCACGTGCTGAATACCGGCGTTATTCACCAGAATGTCGCATTTGCCCGCATCCTCGATCAGGCGGCGACATTGATCGCCCTTGGACATATCGGCCTGAATGTAGCGAACGTTGACACCGGTTTCCTGCGCCATTTCCTTGGCGAGCGCGTGATCCTCTGCGGCATCGGTGAAGGAATTGAGCACGATATCGGCCCCCGCGCGGGCCAACTCCCAGGCAATGCCCAACCCGATCCCGGAGTTTGATCCGGTGATGACGGCGGTTTTTCCGCTCAATGAAATCTCATATGCCATGGGTAGGCTCCTTTTGATCAGGGGTCATACTGCGCTGCACAGATCATGGCGTGCTGCGCTTGCAAAGGAAACGCGGTTTTTGAGGGTGGATCCGGAAATGATGCGGGAACGATGTTGTCCCACCAAATGCCACCGAAACACAAGTTTGGATAGGCACAAAAAAAACGCCTGCACAAGGCAGGCGTTAAGTTATTGAGGCAGGTTTCATACAGGCAAGAAACCTATCGAGCAGTGAGATCGTTATAAGCAATCTGGCGCCGCTGGCCAAGCTAAAAGTTTGATAAGATGTAAATACCTCGGTACGCTGGCGTTCAAGAAAACAAGGCACGCAGGGGATTGTCGCTAAAATGGGTACTGATTTTTTCCGCCACTTCACGCGGATTTTGACGCCATGCGTCGCGATTCTGTGGATCACAAGTGCTGCGGCCGAGCCCCAACACGGGATATCTATGTATGGGACCCCCGACTTGCCACCTGATTTTGTGTCGCTCCCCTACGTTTGGGCGGACGCCCCCAAGGGTGGCAATATTACGCTGGGCAACACCGGCGGCTTTGACAGCCTGAACCCATTTGTGCGCAAAGGGACGGTGCCGTGGCAGCTCAGTTTCCTGACCCATGAGAGCCTGATGGGACGGTCCTGGGAAGAACCTTTCACGCTTTACGGGCTTTTGGCCGAATCGGTTGAGGTGGCCCCGGACCGCTCCTGGGTCACCTTCACGCTGCGCGAAGGCGCGCAATTCTCGGATGGCTCCCCTGTGACGGTGGAGGATGTGATCTTCACCTATGACCTGCTCGCCACGCAAGGCCATCCGAAATACCACAGCCTGGCCGCCCAGATCGAGCAGATCACAAAAACCGGGCCGCGCACATTGCGCATTGATTTCAACACTGAAAATCGCGAATTGGCTCTGCTGGCAGGCATGCGGCCTATCCTGAGCCGCGCGCAATGGGAGGGTCGCGATTTTGCCAATGCACCGCTGGCTGAAATTCCCCTTGGCACCGGCCCTTATACGGTGACCGATTATGAAGCCGGGCGTTTCGTGCAACTGATCCGCAACCCCGACTATTGGGGGGCGGACATCCCGTTTCGCCGCGGCACCCACAATCTGGATGGAATCAAGCTGGATTTCTATGGCGATGCCTCGGTGATGTTTGAGGCCTTCAAAGGCGGTGATATCTCTGCTCTGCGCGAATTCAACGCGGAAAAATGGGCAACCCAATATGATTTCCCGGCCATCGACCGGGGCGATATGGTGAAATCGGAAATTCCCCATCAAAAGCCATCCGGTATGACCGGCTTCGTAATGAACACACGTAACGCGCCCTTTGACGATTGGCGCCTGCGCGAGGCACTGATCCAGGCGTTCAATTTCGAGTACATCAATGACACGCTGACGGGCGGGGCGCAGCCGCGGATCACATCATATTTTTCCAACTCCACACTGGCGATGAAACCGGGTCCTGCGCAAGGGGCCGTGGCGGCCTTGCTTACGCCTTTTGCGTCCGATCTGTTGCCCGGCACCTTGGAGGGGTATGCGTTGCCTCAATCGGATGGGTCCGCGCGCAATCGCAAGGGCATCCGCACGGCTCTTGCGCTTCTGGCGGAGGCCGGATGGACGCCGAAGGACGGTGTGATGCGCAACGCGGAGGGGCAGCCGCTCGCCTTTACCATCCTGTTGGCACAAAACAGCAGCGAAAACATCGCCATTGCCGATCTTTATCTTTCGGCCCTCACCCGC
This region includes:
- a CDS encoding 3-hydroxybutyrate dehydrogenase encodes the protein MAYEISLSGKTAVITGSNSGIGLGIAWELARAGADIVLNSFTDAAEDHALAKEMAQETGVNVRYIQADMSKGDQCRRLIEDAGKCDILVNNAGIQHVAAIPDFPVEKWDAIIAINMSSAFHTTAIALPMMRAAGWGRVINIASAHGLTASPYKSAYIAAKHGVVGLTKTTALETAKEPITANAICPGYVLTPIVEKQIPDTMKEYDMTREEVIENVMLTRQPSKEFATVEQMGGTATFLCSDAAAQITGTTISVDGGWTAL
- a CDS encoding extracellular solute-binding protein, translating into MYGTPDLPPDFVSLPYVWADAPKGGNITLGNTGGFDSLNPFVRKGTVPWQLSFLTHESLMGRSWEEPFTLYGLLAESVEVAPDRSWVTFTLREGAQFSDGSPVTVEDVIFTYDLLATQGHPKYHSLAAQIEQITKTGPRTLRIDFNTENRELALLAGMRPILSRAQWEGRDFANAPLAEIPLGTGPYTVTDYEAGRFVQLIRNPDYWGADIPFRRGTHNLDGIKLDFYGDASVMFEAFKGGDISALREFNAEKWATQYDFPAIDRGDMVKSEIPHQKPSGMTGFVMNTRNAPFDDWRLREALIQAFNFEYINDTLTGGAQPRITSYFSNSTLAMKPGPAQGAVAALLTPFASDLLPGTLEGYALPQSDGSARNRKGIRTALALLAEAGWTPKDGVMRNAEGQPLAFTILLAQNSSENIAIADLYLSALTRLGIDVTIETTDSAQYTARTNAFDFDMTLYRRALSLSPGNEQRFYWGSEAADQPGSRNWMGVKSPAVDGMIDAMLSAKDEADFNAAVRALDRVLTAGRYVIPFWQFTTGQIAHIKALKYPDTLPIYGDGPNFMPEVWWYDPS